From Xyrauchen texanus isolate HMW12.3.18 chromosome 9, RBS_HiC_50CHRs, whole genome shotgun sequence, the proteins below share one genomic window:
- the LOC127649643 gene encoding gastrula zinc finger protein XlCGF8.2DB-like isoform X1, which translates to MELIKVEIVDMSDQEACKMKYEDAEEKKDLMEVKEESQELNEVEEKHQYQEAHNVTTGEELYSCSQTKNNLLEKRTEIKNSFTCPHCGKSFLRKEALNNHKRIHSGEKRFTCQHCGKSFRRKGFFNEHLRIHTGEKPFTCDQCGKSFTHKGNLKSHIKIHTGEKPFTCPQCGRSFKCNGKLKHHLRIHTGATPFTCHQCGKIFTQADSLRYHLLSHAGVKPFKCDQCVKTFILASYLKKHMQVHANERPYLCSLCGKSFSRLDCFKMHHKVHTGVKAHVCSECGNSFSRASDLERHRRIHTGEKPYKCSQCGKNFNQLGHLKIHERVHTGEKPYHCSLCGRSFSTSSALLIHKKKNCPKCLKK; encoded by the exons ATGGAGTTGATCAAAGTGGAGATTGTGGACATGAGTGATCAAGAAGCATGCAAAATGAAATATGAGGATGCCGAGGAGAAAAAAG acctgatggaagtgaaagaggaaagtcaagaactgaatgaagtggaggagaaacatcagtatCAGGAAGCTCATAATGTCACAACTGGAGAAGAATTATATAGTTGCTCACAGACTAAAAACAATCTCTTAGAAAAAAGAACAGAAATCAAAAATTCTTTCACATGCCctcattgtggaaagagttttctGCGTAAAGAAGCCCTCAATAATCACAAAAGAATTCACTCCGGAGAAAAACGTTTTACGTGCCAgcattgtggaaagagttttcgGCGTAAAGGATTCTTCAATGAACACTTAAGAATTCACACCGGAGAAAAACCTTTTACATGTGaccagtgtggaaagagtttcacgcATAAAGGAAACCTTAAGAGTCACAtaaaaattcacactggagagaagccgttcacctgccctcagtgtggaaggagtttcaaatgtaatggaaaacttaaacATCACttaagaattcatactggagctACGCCTTTCACGTGCCATCAGTGCGGAAAGATTTTCACACAAGCGGACAGTCTTAGATATCATTTGCTCTCTCACGCAGGAGTAAAGCCATTTAAATGTGATCAGtgtgttaaaacatttattttggcatCATACCTAAAGAAACACATGCAAGTTCATGCAAATGAGAGGCCTTACTTGTGTTCgctttgtggaaagagtttttcacGGCTGGACTGTTTTAAAATGCACCATAAAGTACATACTGGTGTGAAAGCTCATGTGTGCTCTGAGTGTGGGAATAGCTTTAGTAGAGCTAGCGACTTGGAACGGCACCgaagaatccatactggagaaaaaccttacaagtgttcacaatGTGGAAAGAATTTCAATCAGTTAGGACACCTGAAAATCCACgagagagtgcatactggagagaagccataccaCTGCTCTTTATGTGGGAGGAGTTTCAGCACATCAAGTGCTCTACTGATTCATAAGAAAAAGAATTgtccaaagtgtttaaaaaaatag
- the LOC127649643 gene encoding gastrula zinc finger protein XlCGF8.2DB-like isoform X2, translated as MEVKEESQELNEVEEKHQYQEAHNVTTGEELYSCSQTKNNLLEKRTEIKNSFTCPHCGKSFLRKEALNNHKRIHSGEKRFTCQHCGKSFRRKGFFNEHLRIHTGEKPFTCDQCGKSFTHKGNLKSHIKIHTGEKPFTCPQCGRSFKCNGKLKHHLRIHTGATPFTCHQCGKIFTQADSLRYHLLSHAGVKPFKCDQCVKTFILASYLKKHMQVHANERPYLCSLCGKSFSRLDCFKMHHKVHTGVKAHVCSECGNSFSRASDLERHRRIHTGEKPYKCSQCGKNFNQLGHLKIHERVHTGEKPYHCSLCGRSFSTSSALLIHKKKNCPKCLKK; from the coding sequence atggaagtgaaagaggaaagtcaagaactgaatgaagtggaggagaaacatcagtatCAGGAAGCTCATAATGTCACAACTGGAGAAGAATTATATAGTTGCTCACAGACTAAAAACAATCTCTTAGAAAAAAGAACAGAAATCAAAAATTCTTTCACATGCCctcattgtggaaagagttttctGCGTAAAGAAGCCCTCAATAATCACAAAAGAATTCACTCCGGAGAAAAACGTTTTACGTGCCAgcattgtggaaagagttttcgGCGTAAAGGATTCTTCAATGAACACTTAAGAATTCACACCGGAGAAAAACCTTTTACATGTGaccagtgtggaaagagtttcacgcATAAAGGAAACCTTAAGAGTCACAtaaaaattcacactggagagaagccgttcacctgccctcagtgtggaaggagtttcaaatgtaatggaaaacttaaacATCACttaagaattcatactggagctACGCCTTTCACGTGCCATCAGTGCGGAAAGATTTTCACACAAGCGGACAGTCTTAGATATCATTTGCTCTCTCACGCAGGAGTAAAGCCATTTAAATGTGATCAGtgtgttaaaacatttattttggcatCATACCTAAAGAAACACATGCAAGTTCATGCAAATGAGAGGCCTTACTTGTGTTCgctttgtggaaagagtttttcacGGCTGGACTGTTTTAAAATGCACCATAAAGTACATACTGGTGTGAAAGCTCATGTGTGCTCTGAGTGTGGGAATAGCTTTAGTAGAGCTAGCGACTTGGAACGGCACCgaagaatccatactggagaaaaaccttacaagtgttcacaatGTGGAAAGAATTTCAATCAGTTAGGACACCTGAAAATCCACgagagagtgcatactggagagaagccataccaCTGCTCTTTATGTGGGAGGAGTTTCAGCACATCAAGTGCTCTACTGATTCATAAGAAAAAGAATTgtccaaagtgtttaaaaaaatag